The Quercus robur chromosome 7, dhQueRobu3.1, whole genome shotgun sequence genome has a segment encoding these proteins:
- the LOC126692896 gene encoding uncharacterized protein LOC126692896, which translates to MNSAMKAAALINSKASCFHLRTALFHSTPPLDRKRRIFWESRPNYNSKRFRKLHAKQTLLRNVGAYADFLFQSWQDEDDEDDPSSSRGTSWFKKQYSAKGSKRNWTGNRGTKQWGRRGFHFCEEDDVDVENIFRDAFGGNRFFYWSFINEENPQWRSSSNYNNYGRSWKWNWRHRTEETYDSSSEYESLELDLASDRLALGLSASGPLKLEDVKNAYRVCALKWHPDRHQGSSKAVAEEKFKHCSAAYQSLCDKLAVD; encoded by the exons ATGAATAGCGCCATGAAAGCAGCAGCTCTGATAAACTCAAAAGCCAGCTGCTTTCATTTGAGGACTGCCCTTTTTCATTCTACTCCTCCCCTCGATCGTAAAAGACGCATTTTCTGGGAATCT AGACCCAACTATAATTCAAAAAGGTTCAGAAAGCTGCATGCAAAACAAACATTATTGCGCAACGTCGGCGCTTATGCAGACTTCCTGTTTCAG AGCTGGCAggatgaagatgatgaggatGACCCATCTTCAAGTAGAGGCACCTCATGGTTTAAAAAGCAATACTCTGCTAAGGGTTCCAAAAGGAACTGGACTGGGAATCGAGGAACCAAGCAATGGGGCAGAA GAGGTTTCCATTTttgtgaagaagatgatgttgatgttgagAACATTTTCCGAGATGCATTTGGTGGGAACCGTTTTTTCTATTGGTCCTTTATTAATGAAGAGAATCCTCAATGGAGGAGCTCATCAAACTATAACAACTATGGGAGGTCCTGGAAATGGAATTGGAGGCATCGGACTGAAGAAACATATGATTCTTCATCTGAGTATGAGAGTTTGGAGCTGGATTTGGCTTCAGATAGGCTGGCCCTTGGATTGAGTGCTTCTGGTCCTCTAAAACTTGAAGACGTTAAAAATGC ATATCGAGTCTGTGCACTAAAATGGCATCCTGATCGCCATCAGGGCTCTTCAAAG GCTGTTGCGGAAGAAAAGTTCAAGCACTGCAGTGCAGCATATCAATCTTTATGTGATAAGCTGGCAGTAGATTGA